agacagaaagaaagaacccAAAGGAATCCATGTTCCCTGTGTCACTCCATGTCATGCCTGTCTCCTGGCAGATGATAATTATCTCCACGCTGGTGGGCCTGCTGCAACCGGTGCTGTCGGCGCTGTCGGGGGCTGTGCAATGGCAGGGCCTGGAGCACTGGTTCTTCCTGCTGGGCCTGCGACTGCTGGCCATGTACTTCGCCAGTGCACCGTGGGAGAGTGCGCAGCAGGATATAGCGTGTGCCTGGAGTCCCGGCCAGGATGCGGAGACCCGGCGCTTCTGCACCTCGGTCTGCTACAACCGCCACTTCCTGGACCCCATCAGGCCCACCTGGGGCTTCTCCTTCCTCATCGCCCTGCTCCCCATTACCATTCTCAGAATGCTGTACCCCAAAGACGATCCTCACAGCAAGGGGGGGCAGGAGATTGCGGCGTCGGCCACATGCAACAGGGCCACCGAACACAGGTTGGTGGCAGAATCCTACATGACTGCCAGACCCAAGAGGGGAGGGCAATCCAACATGGCCGCTAAATCCAACATGGCTGCCATGGTCCAGCCGATGGGAGACTCCAACATGGCCACCAACCCCAAGCTGGTTGGTGTGAACAATGTGGCTGCCAGAGCCAACACAGTTGGGGTCAGTGGTGTGACCGGCTCCCCGGCAGGACCCGACATGGCCGCCCAGCCGCTCTGGCATGCTGGAGTCTTCACCATGTGCATCGCTTCACTGCTGGCTACCGAGATTGGCTTCCTGTGGGCCTTGCTTGCCCAGCAGTTGCCCACAGCATCAGGAGTTTCCTTCCACTGCTTCCCCAGCACCCTGGCCTGCCCCAGTATCCTCGAGTGCGCCGTGAGGGGCCAGGCCGACAAGCACATGGCTCTGGTCATCTTGGCCCTCACGGCCTGTGTCAGCATCCTGATCTGCCTGACCTATGGAGGCATGTGGCTAGGCAGGGCCACCTGTTGCCATGGGAAAGAGGAGAGGGAGCGGGCCCCAAAGGTGGCACACATGAGGGAGGGAAGCATGTGCTGTGATGGGTGGGAAGAACAGGAGATGGAGGAAGGCAGGGTGCTGAGGGGGGACTGGGAGAGTGGGGAATGGGATGCCAGGATGGGGGTGAATGGGGAACGGAAGGGCTAGGAAGAGGTGGACAGGGGACTGGAGGATGAGGGTGGGGGGACCAGGAATGGGGCCTActggaaggagaggggaagaggctgggtagggaggcaggagggaagcagaggtgtaggaagggagtggggatggaggggggtaTGGGCGTGAGGAGTGGGGGGGTCTACAGGGATTGGTTTGAGGTGGaaggaaagggggtggagggatgggagtggaggcaggggGCAATATTGGGGGATGGGCAGAGAAAAATATTCAACAAGCCCTTTTTGGGGGAGCACATCTTGTGACTATCTACAGA
The nucleotide sequence above comes from Caretta caretta isolate rCarCar2 chromosome 6, rCarCar1.hap1, whole genome shotgun sequence. Encoded proteins:
- the LOC125637795 gene encoding uncharacterized protein LOC125637795 translates to MIIISTLVGLLQPVLSALSGAVQWQGLEHWFFLLGLRLLAMYFASAPWESAQQDIACAWSPGQDAETRRFCTSVCYNRHFLDPIRPTWGFSFLIALLPITILRMLYPKDDPHSKGGQEIAASATCNRATEHRLVAESYMTARPKRGGQSNMAAKSNMAAMVQPMGDSNMATNPKLVGVNNVAARANTVGVSGVTGSPAGPDMAAQPLWHAGVFTMCIASLLATEIGFLWALLAQQLPTASGVSFHCFPSTLACPSILECAVRGQADKHMALVILALTACVSILICLTYGGMWLGRATCCHGKEERERAPKVAHMREGSMCCDGWEEQEMEEGRVLRGDWESGEWDARMGVNGERKG